From Canis lupus baileyi chromosome 16, mCanLup2.hap1, whole genome shotgun sequence, a single genomic window includes:
- the PSMC5 gene encoding 26S proteasome regulatory subunit 8: protein MALDGPEQMELEEGKAGSGLRQYYLSKIEELQLIVNDKSQNLRRLQAQRNELNAKVRLLREELQLLQEQGSYVGEVVRAMDKKKVLVKVHPEGKFVVDVDKNIDINDVTPNCRVALRNDSYTLHKILPNKVDPLVSLMMVEKVPDSTYEMIGGLDKQIKEIKEVIELPVKHPELFEALGIAQPKGVLLYGPPGTGKTLLARAVAHHTDCTFIRVSGSELVQKFIGEGARMVRELFVMAREHAPSIIFMDEIDSIGSSRLEGGSGGDSEVQRTMLELLNQLDGFEATKNIKVIMATNRIDILDSALLRPGRIDRKIEFPPPNEEARLDILKIHSRKMNLTRGINLRKIAELMPGASGAEVKGVCTEAGMYALRERRVHVTQEDFEMAVAKVMQKDSEKNMSIKKLWK from the exons TTGATTGTAAACGATAAGAGCCAAAATCTCCGGAGGCTGCAGGCACAGAGGAATGAGCTTAATGCAAAAG TTCGCCTATTGCGGGAAGAACTACAGCTGCTGCAGGAACAGGGCTCTTATGTGGGGGAAGTAGTCCGGGCCATGGATAAGAAAAAAGTGTTGGTTAAG GTGCATCCTGAAGGCAAGTTTGTCGTAGATGTGGACAAGAACATCGACATCAATGAT GTGACACCCAATTGCCGGGTGGCTCTAAGAAATGACAGCTACACTCTGCACAAGATCTTACCCAACAAGGTAGACCCACTGGTATCACTGATGATGGTGGAGAAGGTGCCAGATTCAACCTATGAGATGATCGGTGGATTAGACAAGCAGATAAAGGAGATCAAAGAAGTAATTGAGCTGCCTGTCAAGCATCCTGAGCTCTTTGAAGCACTGGGCATTGCACAGCCCAAG GGGGTGCTGCTGTATGGACCCCCCGGCACTGGGAAGACACTGTTGGCCCGGGCGGTGGCTCATCATACAGACTGTACCTTTATTCGGGTTTCTGGTTCCGAGTTGGTACAGAAATTCATTGGGGAAG GGGCAAGAATGGTGAGGGAACTATTTGTCATGGCACGAGAACACGCTCCATCGATCATCTTCATGGATGAAATTGATTCCATTGGCTCCTCACGGCTGGAAGGGGGTTCTGGAGGGGATAGTGAGGTACAGCGGACAATGCTGGAGTTGCTCAACCAGTTGGATGGCTTTGAGGCCACCAAGAATATCAAG GTTATCATGGCTACTAATAGGATTGACATCCTGGACTCAGCGCTGCTTCGCCCTGGGCGCATCGACAGAAAAATTGAATTCCCACCCCCCAATGAGGAG GCCCGGCTGgacattttaaagattcattctcGGAAAATGAACCTGACCCGGGGGATCAACCTGCGGAAAATTGCTGAGCTCATGCCTGGAGCCTCAGGGGCTGAAGTGAAG GGTGTGTGCACCGAAGCCGGCATGTATGCCCTGCGGGAGCGGCGAGTCCATGTCACCCAGGAGGACTTTGAGATGGCCGTAGCCAAG gTCATGCAGAAGGATAGTGAGAAAAATATGTCTATCAAGAAGCTATGGAAGTAA